The DNA sequence AATCACAGAAAACATAGCTTTAAGTAACCTCCACCAAAGTTTATCATCAATCATGTCCCAATCGAACCCTATCTTACGTGGTCTCGCCATTACAACAGCCATAGCTGCTCTATCAGCCACCGGTTATGCTATCTACTTTGActatcaaagaagaaacagcCCGCAATTCAGAAAAGTGTTGAGACAAAGGGCCAAAGAACAGGCCAagatggaagaagaagctaaaAGTCACGCTAAAGAAATGAAGCTGCAAAAAGTTACCGAATTCTTATCTATGGAATTGGCCAAAGACCCTATTCCTAGTGATCCCTCTGAAAGAGAGGCTACATTCACTACCAACGTAGAAAATGGGGAGAGATTATCCATGCAACAAGGTAAGGAACTGGAAGCTGCTTCTAAATTTTATAAAGCATTGACTGTATACCCCCAGCCAGCCGATCTGTTGGGCATTTACCAAAGATCCATTCCTGAAGCCATTTACgaatatattatattaatGATTGCCATCTTGCCTCCTGCCAATGTGGCTTCTTTCGTTAAAGGTGTTGTTGGAAGTAAGGCCGAGTCTGATGCGGTTGCTGAAGCTAACGATATCGATGACTAAGAAGAGTAGTATTTTggttcattttcttctccgtttttatttctttcacTCTGTATATAGCcttatataattatattatttCTCCAGCCTAAATCCTGTTATATATACcaagcttttgaaaaagctaagaataaaaacaattgttttcattaaaGGTATTTTTATCGTAATAGGtgtaatatatatatatgtatgtatgtatgtatgttTATATACGTACACATACGTTGACGAATGTTGTATATGCTTATGCGGAACCTTTGTACTCTCTCAAGATAACGGGAACAGATGAAGGTGGCAAAGCGCCGAATTCTGTGATAACTTTCTTAATGTATTCTGGTGGCGTTAAATCATATAAGATGTTGACAATATTTAACGAAGGTAATTCTTGCCAACCATCCAAAATATTCTTGCTGTTGTTATCTCCTTCATTATTGGCATCCTTATTTTCGCCTTCAGATCCCTTCTTGCTGCCAATTTTATTACCCTTTGGCTTATTCTCCATTTCtagctttttcttttcagattttctttctttgataaattgGTTTAATAGCGCACCTTTATTACCACGCCTCTCGACTGGATTTTCGTAGTCTATATTAACCAAGTCATTTGGATCTGCCAGTTCATTGAACGTGACACTATCTAATTGTACTCTTTGTGAAAACTTCAAACTTTCACAGCACACCAATACAGGtatatttcttctcttaGCGCTCATGGCCAACATTGCTGTACCAGCTcttgaatataaaaatcCATTAGATAGGATAGAATGGGCTCCTAAAAACACATAGTCTACATCCATATTGAATATTGTATCCAAACTTGTAATAAGAGCATACATAACGTTGACACCAGCATTTCTTAAGGTTTCAGCCATTTTCCGGCCCTCAAATAATGGTCTCGAATCAACGACAATCACTTtaatgtttttctttaaacCGATCGCATTATGGAGTAATAATTCAGTTAGAACTTTTGATGAACCATACGTGACAATAGTAGTAGACTCTTCGATTTGCGTTGAGGCATTGTCTATAATTAGCTGATCAGCCAGttcgattttttccttagCAAACTGTCCAATTTTTTCGCAAAGGTCTTTTTTAGCCGCTTTATCAGATGTAGATGGGtcaatcaatgaaatttcCTGTTTTAACCATCTGATAGCATTACCCATAGTGACACTTAAGGGTCtagcttttttcaaaagatcaATCTGGTGTGACAAATAACTTGTTAAGTTACGTGACAAGGTAGTTCCCTTGGGCGTTTGGTAGTCTTTGATAAcaatttggaaaacttcTAGCATGGCTATGCAACGTGGGATGGACCCGACTATTTTATAGTGTGCTAGGTGAGAAGTTAATAATAGTATTGATGGGTGAATAAGGTCTTTATTTAATAACAGTTCCTTAACAGACGATACCAAGTTGGAGCTGTCAAATGATTGTTCTAACACGGTGGGGATCACTGAAGATATACCGGGAATGACATTAAACTCGCCACCCTCTAACGAAATAGATGCTAATGTCTTGGCAATATCAGACGCACTTGATGAAGCGATCTCTTGTTGTATAGCTGTTGGAGTGTTT is a window from the Saccharomyces paradoxus chromosome VII, complete sequence genome containing:
- the TOM20 gene encoding TOM complex receptor protein TOM20 (Component of the TOM (translocase of outer membrane) complex~similar to YGR082W), whose amino-acid sequence is MSQSNPILRGLAITTAIAALSATGYAIYFDYQRRNSPQFRKVLRQRAKEQAKMEEEAKSHAKEMKLQKVTEFLSMELAKDPIPSDPSEREATFTTNVENGERLSMQQGKELEAASKFYKALTVYPQPADLLGIYQRSIPEAIYEYIILMIAILPPANVASFVKGVVGSKAESDAVAEANDIDD
- the GCD2 gene encoding translation initiation factor eIF2B subunit delta (Delta subunit of the translation initiation factor eIF2B~similar to YGR083C), yielding MSEPEAKSRSATPPSKAKQATPTTAAAGNGDKKLTNKELKELKKQEKAAKRAAMKQANGISIEQQQQQAQMKKEKKQLQREQQQKREQKQKNANKKKQNERNVKKSTLFGHLETTEERRATILALTSAVSSPKTSRITAAGLMVPVVASALSGSNVLTASSLTPMGSNAASTASATAPTSAAATIPASSNTTTSAGTSSVSTNTPTAIQQEIASSSASDIAKTLASISLEGGEFNVIPGISSVIPTVLEQSFDSSNLVSSVKELLLNKDLIHPSILLLTSHLAHYKIVGSIPRCIAMLEVFQIVIKDYQTPKGTTLSRNLTSYLSHQIDLLKKARPLSVTMGNAIRWLKQEISLIDPSTSDKAAKKDLCEKIGQFAKEKIELADQLIIDNASTQIEESTTIVTYGSSKVLTELLLHNAIGLKKNIKVIVVDSRPLFEGRKMAETLRNAGVNVMYALITSLDTIFNMDVDYVFLGAHSILSNGFLYSRAGTAMLAMSAKRRNIPVLVCCESLKFSQRVQLDSVTFNELADPNDLVNIDYENPVERRGNKGALLNQFIKERKSEKKKLEMENKPKGNKIGSKKGSEGENKDANNEGDNNSKNILDGWQELPSLNIVNILYDLTPPEYIKKVITEFGALPPSSVPVILREYKGSA